The following nucleotide sequence is from Paenibacillus odorifer.
TTGCTTCATTTGATCTACTAACTTAGCTGCTGCGGAAACGGTTGCAAGTCGGGATTGCATAATCGCTTTTTTGCGACTTGGACTCCAGCGCTGGCTAAGGGAAGCTCCGGCGAGATTAATTAGGGCAGTTGCTTTTTCCACTGGAGCGGGATTAGAACTTAGACTGTCCCAGGTGTGGTAACTCAGCTTAGGATGAATTGTTGTTGCGTCTTTTGGTAAATTCCGACCTACAATAGCAACTTCATTACCTGCTTGCAGCCAGTATTTTGCTAGTTCGCTACCTATAAAACCGGTGCCGCCACATATCACATATTTCAAAGGAGGGCCTCCGTTCTAAATCGTACAATTCATTAAAAATTACTTAAACAAATGCTGGTAAGCAGAGTAATCGATTTTATTCTTTTCGAGAAAATTGACAAGAAAACGGTTATCGCGCCGCGGTGTGGCAACTATGTAACCTTTAATACAGTGATCGCGAGTAACTTCTTTTGCATTGCTCTCGACTGCGATTTTTCCGATCTCGGCAGCAATAGAATGCTTCGCAATATCACGAAATGGCCCAGGTACAGGTTGAACAAGCTGGTCCAAAAAGGCCTTTGTTTCGTCACTCCAGAGCGGGCGGCTACGTTCTACCCAGTAATTTTGCCAGTCTAGCTTTGACTTTCCATCAGCTTTGGGCAGGACCTTTAGGAATTTGCGGAACATAAAAAAACCGCCGATACACATGGAACCAAGCAGCATAAATGTCCAGAAAGCGATAGAGTTCATAAACCAATTGCTCGGTGTGGATAATAAACCAAGTCCTGATTGGATAAACATGCATACACCACCTTTTGGCAATGAGGATTCTCACACGAATTATTCTCATATTAAAGTATAGCTTATTTCCAAAGTTTTGCGAAGCAGAACCCGGCATATTGGCCTCGTCTAGATTTATTTTTCCGATCACGGTAGAATAGGGGTTAATTCGTGAAGGAAAGAGGGAAGAAGTATGCTGAAAATAGGTTCACACGTGTCTTGCTCGGACAAGGGTCTTTTGACCGCAGCAAATGAAGCAAATGAGTATGGTTCCAGCTCGTTTATGATATATACAGGAGCGCCGCAGAATACGCGCCGCAAGCCGATTGATGCCATGTATCCCAACGAAGGGAAGCAAGTTATGAAAGAAAATGGTGTAGAGGAGATTGTTGTCCATGCACCTTACATTATTAATCTCGCTTCCTATAAAGAGAATACGTATCAACTGGCTGTTGATTTCCTGCAAGAGGAAATTCGCCGTACCCATGCACTTGAGGTCAAGCATATTGTATTACATCCAGGTGCGTTCACTGATAAAGATGCTGAATATGGTATTCAGCGGATTGCAGATGGCTTGAATGAGGTGCTTGGAGGCACGAACGAAACGGAAGTGCATATCGCTCTAGAAACTATGGCTGGCAAAGGAACAGAGATCGGCCGCAGTTTTGAAGAAATCGCTTCTATTATTGCTAAGGTCGAACATAACGAACGTCTGTCGGTCTGTCTTGATACTTGCCACATTCATGATGCTGGCTATGATATCGTTAATGATTTGGACGGTGTTCTCAACAAATTTGATGAGACTATCGGATTGAACCGTCTTGGTGTAATCCACATTAATGACAGTAAAAATCCATGTGGCGCTCGCAAAGACCGTCACACTCCAATTGGCTCGGGTTGGATTGGCTTTGATACGATTAACAAAATCGTACACCATGAAAAGCTGGAAGGTCTGCCTTTCATTCTGGAGACCCCATGGATTGGTAAGGATGCTAAGACACAACGTCCGATGTATGAGGTGGAGATCGCTTTGCTGCGTGGTAATGTAGCTGAACGGTTTGGAGCGGAATTCGTGCAGGATGTTGAAACATTACGTGAATTTTTTGCCAAGCAGGAGATCGATTCCCGTCAATATGTACTTAATGTCTGGGAGCTGCTGAAGAACGATGCCAAAGCTAAAAAAGCTGATCCACGTGAACCACTGGAGCGTCTATACGATGAAGTTGTCGCTGCCCAGCTGTTCCCGCAGCTAAGCGAGGAAGCTATTAATCATCGCTTAATTGCTTGGTTAGCAGGCAAATAAGTGCTCGTGAACGCTTAAGCTATACTTCAGATTGCGTATGTAGATGAGAGGATGGGAAGAGGGTCATGGAATTACACGTAAAAAGAAACAATTCGTCAGGTGTCGAGCATTATTCCAACCGGGCACGTATGCTCATTTCCTGTCCTGACGGACCGGGAATTGTGGCGGCTGTATCACACTTTCTGTATCAGCATGGCGCAAATATTGTGCAGTCGGATCAGTATACGATGGATCCAGATGGTGGAATGTTCTTTATGAGAGTCGAGTTTGACCTACCTGAATTAGGCGATCGTCTGGAAGAGATTCGCTCTCAATTTGGCGGAGTGGCGGAGCGTTTTAAGATGGACTGGAAGATCTTTAATGTTCGTCATAAGAAGAAACTTGCCATATTCGTCTCTAAAGAAGACCATTGTCTTGTTGAACTGCTCTGGCAGTGGCAAGCGGGCGATCTCGATGCCGATATTGCCCTCGTCGTTAGTAACCATTTGGATATGAAATCTTATGTCGAGTCGTTTGGCATTCCATTTCATCATATTCCAGTCACAGCGGATACTAAGGCTGAAGCAGAAAAACGCCAGTTAGAGGTCATCGGAGACGATATCGATGTTATTATATTGGCACGGTATATGCAGATTATTTCGCCGTCCTTTATTGAGCATTATCGCCATCAGATTATTAATATTCATCACTCTTTCCTGCCTGCCTTTATTGGCGGCAATCCATACGCCCAAGCATATCAACGTGGGGTGAAAATTATCGGGGCAACTGCTCACTATGTTACTGAAGAACTAGACGGTGGACCGATTATTGAACAGGATGTACAGCGGGTAAGCCACAGTGATGATGTTATTGAGCTGAAACGGATTGGACGTACCATTGAACGTGTTGTTCTGGCTCGTGCGGTGAAATGGCATATCGAGGACCGAATTCTCGTCCATCAGAATAAAACTGTAGTATTTAAATAAAGGTATTCTCCGGTGAAAGCAACGATTATGCCCGAGGGCTTTCACCGGAACCCTTTAATTTAATAGTTCTCTAAATCTCTATGAGGTAAAAAAGCATTTTACCAGCAGCTTGGCTATTTATGCCAAGGTGCTTTTTGTCGTTCTCAAAAATCATGTAGTTAAGGAGGTGGAAGGTTTGTCGTTACAGCGGGGACGTTTGTTAAAACGTAATTATTTCTTCGCAAGTCTCATTTTGATTACTGGATTCGGGGGATTGCTAGGTTATGATCTCTATTTCAAGCCCTACGTGCTTTCCCAAACCGTGGTCAAAGTTAAGGTGGGAGCTGGGGAATCTCTACCTAAAAATTATGAGCTGAAAGCAAGTGATTTGTATCTGGATTCTGTTCAGACCAAGGACATACCCTCTGGTGTAATTACGGAGATCGCACAAGTGGAGCACAAAATTACGAATGTGAATCTGACTAACGGTAGTATTTTGACAGCATCACTGGTGGATGTTAGTGATTTAGAGCCTTTGCGGGATGAAGGCATATTTCCTATTCCGAAGGAGGCCATCTATGCCATTAATGGTTCGTTACGAAGCCGGGATAAGGTAGACATTTATCTTGTAGAAGGTGATCGAGAGAAGCAGCGAGAGGCGCTCGTTTCAAATACAGGGGAAAAAGAAAACGAGGAGCAGGTGAAAGAACAAAGCTGGCTTAGCGATCCTACTAAAGAGATCTTCTTATCTGGAGTTACCGTGAACTATGTGCGAACAGAAGACAATAATGATGTGCAGGATTCTGAGAAAGGTAACAACAATAACCGATTCACTTCTACTGGCAAGGTGGCGACACCAGAATTGAAGCTGAAGAAAAATGAGGGTCAAAGGCTAGGGAAATTTTTGGAGCAGGGCAAAAAGCTGTGGATCGTACGGGTAGAGTAGGGGGAGATTGCCTTGAAAATATTTAGTCTGGGCATAGATCAGTTAACGATTAATGATATCAAAAACGCGGGATTTAATGTAGTTACACAAAACGTGTATCCCGATCCGGCGCATACCGAAGGTCATATGTTAATGGTTACTAGTGACCAGGTACCTGTTCAAGCGCTTAGCGAGCTGCGATACAAATATCCAAGCTCTATGATCCTGTATTTATATCTGCAAAAGGGAATTCGGGGCTATCAAGCTGTGCATATGTTATGTGAAAGCTTAGGTCTATATTTTATTCCTCCTCGTTCTACCTCGTCAGCAGTGATAGAGAAGATTCGTTTTATCCTGGAAGAGGATGGGGAGGAACGGAGCAATTTGGTTGGTTTTTTTGGCTCAGGTCCAGGCATTGGTTGCACAAGTGTGGCGAAGCTGTTTGCAAGACGAATTGCTGCGGCAGGTCTACGTGTTCTTGTACTTGGTTTGGATCTATATGATCCCGGGTATGAGCGCAAAGCTACGATCAGTCTAGACAAACTGCGCCCCAAGCTTACAGGGAAGATGATTCATGATGAAGATTTCCAGCAATTGATTAGACAGGATGGCTATTTGTATCTACCGGGAAATTACGACTACTTAAGTGTTCAGGATTATCTGGAGGAGGAGATCGAATATTTCTTGGCTAGAGCTGGAGCAAATGCAGATGTGGTTATTGCTGATTTCGGTTCAATTCCCGAGAGTGCTGCGTGGTATGTCGGTATGCAAAAGTCGTCGTTACGCATGATTGTCACTCATCCTAAACATGAATACAGATTAGAACCTCTTTTCGAGCTTACGGGGCATATAGATCTGCGTCCGCATGATTTCCAGCTGATCATTAACCGCAGTAATGTGGAGGAAATATCTTCGTCCAAAAATATGGCCCTTAGATTTGGCACTGAAATCTTGCTGGAGTTACCGTATTACCAGCCCTTGCAGGAAAGCTTGCCTCTAGGCAAAAAAGAGCTGCAGCATGTGGATGATAAGGTACATTCTCTATTGGTGTCGATGGGATTAGCGCCAGAGGCCAAAAAGAAAGGGATATTTCTATGATTGAAACTCTCGCGAGTCGTCCACTCTTTTCTCTAAAACAAAGCGTGTTACGCACTAGCAAACCGGGCAAGGAAGATTTTTATGCTTTTTTACAAAAAATGAAGACCGAGATGAACGAAGGATTAGAACGTGAGGATGACGCTTACTTCGAGCTAAATGCAAAGGCTTTGATTGGCGATCCGCAGGCAGTTAGTTTTTTTATGAATGAGATTGAGAAGTACTTACGAAAAACACCTTTTACTGGAAAGGTTCCAGAAGCGTACCGAACGGCGGCAGAGGCGCTGTATCACGAGTGGAAGGGCTTTGGGCCAGCGTATCGTTGGTTTACTGATCGTGCATACAGCGAGTCAACCGGATTACAAATGATTGGGAAGCAAATTTTTTATAACTATAAAGGTGAATTTATAGCTTATCCGTATGAGATGCCTTCACTGGATCGGGTGGAGCAGCTGAAGCGTTCCTTACTAAAAAGTGATCCCAATAAAAAGCTGAACAAGGATAATCCTTCGGTGGAGTTCAAAATGGATGATCCGCTCTGGCCAGGTCGATTTATTCGGCTTGCGATTTGGGTATCACCTAGGGTCTGGGAGGGTTTTACTACGATATCACTGCGGCGACAAGTTGTAGAATTTCTGGATTTGGAGGATCAAGCGGGTACGGAATGTATTCCTGCGGAGGCGGTTGAGTTCATTCGGGCGTTATCGTCCACGTTTCGTAATACCATTATTGCAGGTGCTGTAGGGTCAGGAAAAACAACCTTTGCCAATACGATTGTTGGTGAGCAGCTGCTTGGCTCTTCATCCTGCATGGGAGTGGTGATGATAGAGAAACATCCGGAATCCATTTTACCGTATCAAATTAAAGGCCATCGGATTATTCCAATTCAAGCTGCGAATGAGGAACTGATGGAGGTGGGAGTAGAGTCGCTGCGGCATGACCCAAATATTTTGTATATGACGGAGATGCGTTATAACGAGTGGGAATTTTATTTGTGGAGTGGGGAAAAAGGGTACGACGGGATTACCGGAACCTTCCACACCGTGGATTCGGAGGACATTCCTTATCAAGGTGCGTTTGCTGTGTCGACAAGAATTGGCGGGAGTCTTAAGGGGCATTTGATCTCTGCGCTGAAATCATGCGAGCTAGTGTTTATTTTGGAGAGTGTTCCGAACGGGAAGAAGCGGCTGGCGCGAATATCAGAAATCTTTTACGAAGAGGATAGAAATTCGGTGTTTGCTAATGATCTTATGCGCTGGGAGCCGCAGGAAATGTGTTGGTCTTACAATGACAAGCTGACGAAAAATCTGATGCTGAAAATGACTAAGAAAAATGCGCAGGCTACGCAGATTGTCCAAAAAGAGCTGGGACGACTTGCTTCAACAAAGCCGATGGATCAGCCGCTTAAAGAAAGCTTGAAATCTAAGATAGTACTTAATGAGTGAGGAGGTGCAACTATGGATTTACTATTTTATATTTTTCGTTTTGTCCTTCATTTATGGATTGCGTGGGGACTGTGGTTACTCACCAAACTGCTCATCGAAAGGCATTTACGGCAGGTAGTCCAGAAAGTGGATTTTCGAATTAAACATAAGATGAGTATTTTTGGCAAAAGGGTCAGCTCGGTTAAAAAAAGGCTGTGGCTCTACCGCCATCTGGACAAGCTTCTCTATTTCGTACACCGGAAGTATGAACCGGGCATTAGCGTTATGCGTTTTGTTATGCGTACAGCCATTTTGTTTATTGCGGTTTTCTTATCAGGACTACTGACGCTTAGTGAGCTCCCTGGAAGGTTGCGTTTTAACAATCCTTTTTTGGTGGGGATTACTTTTAATGAGGGACAGCCGATTCAGGGGGCGTGGAGATTTCCGCTTTTTATAGCTGTAATATCTGCGACGATTCCTTATTTTCGTATGAGATACATCTATGCACAGCGGAAGGTACATGGAAGCTACGATCTCCTCGATGTAGTCAAAATCTCCACCAAATTCACTCATTTGTCGGTAGATTCGATTCTTGATCGTACAGCGGATTTTCTAACAGATAAAAATGTACTAAAGAGTCCTCTGAAGCTGCTTGGTGCCGCATTTTCTAATTATAGTAATGAGAAGGAGCTTGTTGAGGAGGCAGGGAGATTCTCCAGCGCGATTGGCACCACCTTCGCTTTAGAGTTTATATCAGATTTGCTCTATGCCGAGAAGGAGGGAACCCGTTATTTAAAAAGCTCGCTAATGCTGTTGAATCGTTCTATGGAGCAGCAGAGAGAGACGATTTTAACTGTAAAAGCAGGAAGCAGAGATGCGATCAGCCTTGGCTTATATGGGAATCTTCTGGTGCTGGTATCTACGGTTGGAACCTTTATGTATATGCTGAAGCCCGATGTCTATTTTCAACTGCAGTTCGAAACTACGGTAGGCCTTTCCTTTTTGATGGTGATCGTCTCCGGCCTTTTTATCTCTTTTGTGATCAGTACTATTCTTGCCAGGCCCAAACTGGACTACCACTAAGGTGATGAACTATGGATAGATTATTACTACTAATTACAGTGATCGGAATCGTGTATGTCGCATTACTTGTGTTTGTGAGCAGCAGCAGTAAGCAGGAACGATATCTTGTCCGACTGGGCATCCGGTGGAATTCGCTGGGTGAACACGTGCAGAGTGATAGATTTCAGCAATTGTTGAATGAATGCGGTTTATCAATTTCAGCTCGAAAAGTTACGCTATTTCGTTATTCAGCGGCAATCATCTATTTATTTAGCCAAGTCGTCAGCGATTTCATCCGATCTGTTCCTTTTTCATTCTATGACCCTCTAATTGCTCTACTTATTCTCGTAATCAGCAGTCCGATGCGTTATCTTCCGCTTGGTTGGGTGTTGGCGTGGCTTCACCAAAAGACGAATATTCAAAAAGATGGCGAGTTGATCTCCTTCATTCGCCTCTATGAGAATAATCGCCTACGTAAGCGCGGATATGTGCAGTTTGGTGCTTTTTGTGGGAGTACAGCGGGACATTTTCAATATATACGTCAGGACTTGTATGAGCTGTCAGAACGGGCAGTAGATGAGGGTGTGGAGGGGGCGATTGAATGGTTTTGTGCCAAATTTCCGGATAACCATCACTTTATTAATGACATCCGGTCCATTTTACTGGCTACAGAAGGTATGGATGATGACACGGAAGCTGCAAACTATTTGCGTGAACAAGGCAAGATTATCTCCAAAATCTCCAGCGATCAGTATTTAAAAAAATGGTCATTCATCGGTGATCTATCGACGATTATTAATGTTATTCCATCGATTGCTACTTTTTTGATGATCGTTGCGATGGCGATGCAGTACATTTTGCTAATCAAAGGAAATTTTAATGGAGTCGGCATGTTCCAGTGAAAAATTGTATATTCAACCTTATTTTTAAAACCTAAAATAAAAAGGGAGAAATTAACAATGAAAAAAGACGCTATTTCTACAGGTTTGTTTATCGCTATCGGTTTTTTGTGTGTAGCCATCGTAATTGCCATTTTGATTCCTCTGGTGCGTGACGTGATTAATGCTGCCGATGATAATAGACCGACGATCCCGGGGGTATCTCTAACTCAACCGCTGGTTCCTAGCCAAACTGCTGTAACTATGTCCATGACTCACGTTTCGGTATAAATCAGATGAAAAAAGACTCTATTTCCGTCGCTATGTTTTTGGCCATTGGATTTATAATAGCGGGGATGTTTGTCACGGTAGCTACGCATATGATCGGCAGCAGTCAGGACGACATCATCTCACATACTAAGCAAGTGGAACAGTATTAGAAGGAGGCGTATCTAATGAAGGAGACCGTCCTCCGGGCATTGTTCATGTGGCTAGTCCTGTTTATTATCCTGCAGCCTATCTTCACCTACATAGATTATCTGCTAGATTTACAGGTCAAAGCTAATACGTCCTATATCACACAAAAAGCAGCAACAGAGGGGATGGTTACAGCTTCTATGCGGAATGAAGTAATTTCAAATCTGAAGGCGATTGGATTTTCTGAAGCTTCGATAGAAATTACGAGCAGTACAGACACCGTTCAAGAGCGAAAGCAACGAATTGATGTGTATGTAACCGCGCCGCGGATAAATCTGTTTCCTTATAATTTTTCTACGGTTTCGCAGCCGACTCGATATTATGGGCATGGATCAATTATGAGTGAGTATCTCGATTGACTAAGGGATGAGCGTAATTTATGGATTACATTATTAAGCTGGCATTTGTCCTACTGATCTTTATCTACTCCTGGTTCTTTCAGATCCAGAATCAGGAGTGGGACCAGCTGCGCAGCATGTTAAAAGACGCAAATAATATGGCTGTTCACGATGCCGCACAGGAATTAGATGAGACCGAATTGACTCGTGGTCATCTGATTATAGATCATACAGAAGCGTACGATACTTTTCAGCAAACCCTGCAAAACAATCTAGGCCTTGATAGCGGTCTTTCCCCCCAAGGGGGCAGTCGTTTTAAGACACAAGTGAAAATTGTGAAATTCGATATTATTGACGATTCCGATGGCGTGACTTTTCCACTTTTATACGAGGATAGCGAATATGGCATAACCAAATACATCGCAGGTCCTTCGGTTATTGCCGTCATTGAGACGGAGCACCCGGTTCTGATCTCCAGATCCAAAACACAACAGCCCATCAGGGTACCAGCAGTTCAGGAGTATAAGTTCAATAAGTAATAAAAATCCAATTAAAGAAAAGGGAGAGATTCAGTGATGAAGAAGACCATTGTAAGGGCAGCTTTGACTACGACAATGTTATTTAGCATGGTATTGGGGCAGAACGTGATTACTAACGCAGCAGCGGTTACACCAGTAGCCACGGCTACACCAACAGCTACAGCAAAACCTACTGCTACAGCAAAACCTACTGCTACACCAGTACCTATTATGAGGGATAACTTAAGTAAATATGGTTTGAAAAAGGATTTGGAGTTGCCGGTTACGGTTACGGCAGGTGGGCTTAGCTATACGCTTGAGAAGTTTATGATTTATGATTTCAAGTCAAAAGATGCACAAAATCTAGTGAAGAAATATGATTATGATTCTTTTGGAGTAATGGTTAGCAAACCTAAACATTTCATCTGGACAAAGATTACGATTAAGAATAACAGCAATAAAATTGTTAAAAGATCCTTAAATGATCAAAAAGAAAAATGGATTTTAAGTTTACAAGGTAAGGGACAATTAGACCAAATTTGGCCAAAAGTAAATGTGGAAAAATTAAATAATAAAGAAGCGTTTTATTATTATACTCTTAAGCCAAGTGAGCAATTAACTACTTATCAAGCATATTTATATGATCAGGATTTTAACTATTTTGCCATCCGCTTGTTCCATGATGGCGGATTCGACGAAAAATTTATAGTTAATTCTCCGGAGTAAGTATAAATGAAAAAAATAATCATCTCATGTCTATGTTTTTTATTGCTCATTCAGCTTATGACAGCTATTTCAGTAAAAGCAGCCGAGACGAAATTGACCTCGGTTGCTGTCCCAATTACTACAGGTTTACAAGGATCAAACAATGCTGCTAAAGACTTCTATTTGGAACTTCCTAGTGGAGTATCTAGTTCTTCAGTTAAGACAGATACTTTAAAATATAGTGGATCTAACGAAAAAACTAGCCTCTCTCTTGAGAACGGGAAGATTAAAGTGACATTACAAGGGGTTGCAAATCAAAAATATATAAAAGAGGTTCAGGGTTATAGAGCATCCTTTGAGTTGCTATATAGGACCGATATTTATAATTCAATATGGTTATACTCTGACGGAAGAAGATGGCAAATAAATCAGTATGATGAAAAAAGAGATAGTTTGGTGACAGATGATAAAGTTGCAACTGATAGTTATCCTTCTAAGAATCCACCAATAACGGTAGTAACCGCAGGACCTTATCAAGATAAAGATTACCTAAAATGGTATAACGGATCTAAAACTGAGGTTATTGATTCTCAAAATATCATTGAGTCTACTATAAAACCTCAAGTAGTTAAGAAATCTTCTTATGCTCAAGATCCAAAGTTTAAAAATGGAAGAATTATTTTGAACTATACGATTCCTACAGGAGTGCCTTGGGATCCTGAAGATAATACGGGTTTAACTGGAAAAGCGGAAGGACGAAAGTATAAAGCATTCGCATCCTACTATTACTTGGCTGACGTCAAAGTCACCACCTACAGCTACGGGGGAACAGTCAGCTTTGAATATGGTCTCCCAGATGAAGCTACTCTTACAGGTTCTGCAATTCTAGAACAACCTAATCCAAACCCAATTAAGTTTGATAATAAGAATGTGCCAGTTAAAATTGCTTTGAAGGGCGAACTCGTATCCTATAAAGATACTTCGAACATTTCAGAATGGATTTTTTATGCCAAAGAAAAAGGGAATGACAGTTCACTCCAGACAAAAAAGGTGTATACCAAAACTCTAACGGCAAACGAAACTTTCAGGTTTGAAATTCCGAAGGAGAAAGTGGCAGATAAAAGTAACTACAGTCAAGAGTACGAACTAAGTATAGTAGTGAGATTTAAGAATGAAGTCGTGACCAAAAGAAGTAAGTTCGATTCGTTAAAAGAATCTTTTACAGTCAAAGCAGGAGTGTATACAACCTCAGGTCCTCCGGGAGGAGGGTTTCCAGGTCCTACATCACCGCCAGAACTACCGAGAGAGTTAAAACCTCCAGTAGCTCTTATAAATGCACCGAAAACTGTAAAAGCAGGACAAGAGTTTGTAGCCAGTGCAGCAGGGTCGTATGACCCCGATGGTTATATTACGGATTACTTTTGGGATACCCCTAATGCTAAGGGAGAATTGAGCACTTTGCCAAGGGGAACGCTTTGGTATGATAAAGACCATTTGGGGGAACAAACACTTGCTTTGACTGTAATGGACGATGACAAAATGACTGGAAGTACTAGCACTGAGATTAATGTCATCGAGCCAAAACCAGATGCATCTATCAGGGTAGATGGTACATTAAAGCAAAATCGAAAGGTTATCATACAAAGTTACGTTAGTAGCCCGACTCACTATCCATTAGTAGATGCTAAGACTAAAATCACCATCACAGCCGTATCAGGTGGAACGAATTCTGATATTAAATATAGCGGATCGCTGAACGGGGTATATAGCAAAGATGTGCTATTCAAGAAGCCAGGGAAATATGAAGCAACCATTTATGTGGAGAATACATTAGGGCTAACTGCGAGAAACGAAACAACTTTTGATATAGCACCAGACCAGAAACCTTTTGCGTACTTTACGATGGCTGGAACAGCGTATCGCAATCCTTCAGATGGTAATCAAGCGACCCTATCAATAGATGATATGTCTTACTCTCCAGATCAAGATATTGTGGCTCGTAGGCTTTGGGAATACCGTTACGATTCAGATAACAACGGTAGTTTTACAGGTGAGCCATGGGCTATTTTTAGCAATGAGAATTTAGATCGTTTGAATCTCAAGGTAAAGGAAGTCGGGAAATACGAAGTAAGACTAACTGTATTTGAAGAGTTTGGTCAGCCTACTATTGCTGAGTTTGTGACGCAGGCTGATCGGCAATCCATAGATTCGGAAGCTACACAAAATGTAATCGAACGAATCTTTACGGTTAAAAATCAAGCACCTGATGTCGATTGGTCATGGTAGAGAGGATTAGAGATGCGGAAATTTAAAAAAACAATTTCAACGTTTATGGCCCTTGTATTACTACTTCTTTCATTCCCTGAATTTTATTCGGGGAGTGTTAAGGTAGAGGCGGCAGGTGACCCAAATATCGTCAATTTTATGGATATTCGTCTTGAAGGATTTAATAAAACAACTCCTTGGGAGCCTGCTATGGGGAATATAGGATCTTTGAATTTGAATATGCCTGCTATGACCCTAACCAATATTACTTTTAATCTAACAACAAGAATACTGCGCTACGATTATGTACCTGATGCGCCTGTAGTTTTAACATCAGGGGATATTAATTGGTACTATGATACGCAGCGTACTAGATTTCTTAATATTTACAGTTATATGTACAGGACAGATGGAAGTGGTAATACTGATT
It contains:
- a CDS encoding DUF2621 domain-containing protein, with protein sequence MFIQSGLGLLSTPSNWFMNSIAFWTFMLLGSMCIGGFFMFRKFLKVLPKADGKSKLDWQNYWVERSRPLWSDETKAFLDQLVQPVPGPFRDIAKHSIAAEIGKIAVESNAKEVTRDHCIKGYIVATPRRDNRFLVNFLEKNKIDYSAYQHLFK
- a CDS encoding deoxyribonuclease IV — protein: MLKIGSHVSCSDKGLLTAANEANEYGSSSFMIYTGAPQNTRRKPIDAMYPNEGKQVMKENGVEEIVVHAPYIINLASYKENTYQLAVDFLQEEIRRTHALEVKHIVLHPGAFTDKDAEYGIQRIADGLNEVLGGTNETEVHIALETMAGKGTEIGRSFEEIASIIAKVEHNERLSVCLDTCHIHDAGYDIVNDLDGVLNKFDETIGLNRLGVIHINDSKNPCGARKDRHTPIGSGWIGFDTINKIVHHEKLEGLPFILETPWIGKDAKTQRPMYEVEIALLRGNVAERFGAEFVQDVETLREFFAKQEIDSRQYVLNVWELLKNDAKAKKADPREPLERLYDEVVAAQLFPQLSEEAINHRLIAWLAGK
- the purU gene encoding formyltetrahydrofolate deformylase, whose amino-acid sequence is MELHVKRNNSSGVEHYSNRARMLISCPDGPGIVAAVSHFLYQHGANIVQSDQYTMDPDGGMFFMRVEFDLPELGDRLEEIRSQFGGVAERFKMDWKIFNVRHKKKLAIFVSKEDHCLVELLWQWQAGDLDADIALVVSNHLDMKSYVESFGIPFHHIPVTADTKAEAEKRQLEVIGDDIDVIILARYMQIISPSFIEHYRHQIINIHHSFLPAFIGGNPYAQAYQRGVKIIGATAHYVTEELDGGPIIEQDVQRVSHSDDVIELKRIGRTIERVVLARAVKWHIEDRILVHQNKTVVFK
- a CDS encoding SAF domain-containing protein, with protein sequence MSLQRGRLLKRNYFFASLILITGFGGLLGYDLYFKPYVLSQTVVKVKVGAGESLPKNYELKASDLYLDSVQTKDIPSGVITEIAQVEHKITNVNLTNGSILTASLVDVSDLEPLRDEGIFPIPKEAIYAINGSLRSRDKVDIYLVEGDREKQREALVSNTGEKENEEQVKEQSWLSDPTKEIFLSGVTVNYVRTEDNNDVQDSEKGNNNNRFTSTGKVATPELKLKKNEGQRLGKFLEQGKKLWIVRVE
- a CDS encoding ATPase, T2SS/T4P/T4SS family, which gives rise to MKTEMNEGLEREDDAYFELNAKALIGDPQAVSFFMNEIEKYLRKTPFTGKVPEAYRTAAEALYHEWKGFGPAYRWFTDRAYSESTGLQMIGKQIFYNYKGEFIAYPYEMPSLDRVEQLKRSLLKSDPNKKLNKDNPSVEFKMDDPLWPGRFIRLAIWVSPRVWEGFTTISLRRQVVEFLDLEDQAGTECIPAEAVEFIRALSSTFRNTIIAGAVGSGKTTFANTIVGEQLLGSSSCMGVVMIEKHPESILPYQIKGHRIIPIQAANEELMEVGVESLRHDPNILYMTEMRYNEWEFYLWSGEKGYDGITGTFHTVDSEDIPYQGAFAVSTRIGGSLKGHLISALKSCELVFILESVPNGKKRLARISEIFYEEDRNSVFANDLMRWEPQEMCWSYNDKLTKNLMLKMTKKNAQATQIVQKELGRLASTKPMDQPLKESLKSKIVLNE
- a CDS encoding PKD domain-containing protein, whose translation is MKKIIISCLCFLLLIQLMTAISVKAAETKLTSVAVPITTGLQGSNNAAKDFYLELPSGVSSSSVKTDTLKYSGSNEKTSLSLENGKIKVTLQGVANQKYIKEVQGYRASFELLYRTDIYNSIWLYSDGRRWQINQYDEKRDSLVTDDKVATDSYPSKNPPITVVTAGPYQDKDYLKWYNGSKTEVIDSQNIIESTIKPQVVKKSSYAQDPKFKNGRIILNYTIPTGVPWDPEDNTGLTGKAEGRKYKAFASYYYLADVKVTTYSYGGTVSFEYGLPDEATLTGSAILEQPNPNPIKFDNKNVPVKIALKGELVSYKDTSNISEWIFYAKEKGNDSSLQTKKVYTKTLTANETFRFEIPKEKVADKSNYSQEYELSIVVRFKNEVVTKRSKFDSLKESFTVKAGVYTTSGPPGGGFPGPTSPPELPRELKPPVALINAPKTVKAGQEFVASAAGSYDPDGYITDYFWDTPNAKGELSTLPRGTLWYDKDHLGEQTLALTVMDDDKMTGSTSTEINVIEPKPDASIRVDGTLKQNRKVIIQSYVSSPTHYPLVDAKTKITITAVSGGTNSDIKYSGSLNGVYSKDVLFKKPGKYEATIYVENTLGLTARNETTFDIAPDQKPFAYFTMAGTAYRNPSDGNQATLSIDDMSYSPDQDIVARRLWEYRYDSDNNGSFTGEPWAIFSNENLDRLNLKVKEVGKYEVRLTVFEEFGQPTIAEFVTQADRQSIDSEATQNVIERIFTVKNQAPDVDWSW